GGATGCGCTTGCAGCTGTCACAAAGGACCAGGTTGCCCTGGTTCGCGATCTCGACAACCGCTTGGGGCCGCACTCGGTAGTTACACTCGCCGCAGTGCCAGATCTGCGCGCCTTTCCTTCCGGTCTGCTGCACCTCTTGGACCGCGGCCATGGCGTTGCCCTGATGATGCTCGAACACCCGTCTGAAGTGGGCGAGTATGTGCGGTGGCAGGGCCTCCTCCAGTTCCGCGATTTTTTTTCCGATCTCCTCTGCCTGCTGGGCGATGTCGGGTTTCTCAGATTCCCACTTTTCCAAGGACTCGGCGTAACGCTGGTCCAAGTCGGCAAAGGCGGCCTTGGCTTCTTCGAGTTGTTTCTCGATCGTCTCGTACTGCTCGAGAGCGGTGAGGTCGAGTTCTTCGGATTCGCGGATCTGGTTCTTGACCGTGTCGATCTCCTGCAGCAGTGCCCCATACTCGCGCTGGTTGCGAACCTTGCTGATCTGCTCCTGATATCCCTTGAGTTTCTCCTGGCAGTCTGCCTCGGTTGCTTCGGCGGCGCGCCGGTCGCTGGCCGCCGCCTGCAGGGCCTCCGCGAGGGAATCGATCTCGGCTTTGCGACTGCTGTGCTCGGTGTGCAGCTCCTGCATCCAGTCCGGAATTCCGGAAAGCAGCGCTTCGAGGTCGGTCGCCTCGGTGAGCGCCTGCTGGAGCTTCGTGACCAAGCTCAACTGATTGGCCATGGGCCCTCCCCCAATTTCGTGCTTTGGTCCAAAAGGCCGAAGGGGTGTCGCTCTGTCGCAACACCCCTTACGAGTTCACATCTACGTCCCAGTTCGGACGAACACTCTCTCCGGCCTTTTCGTCTCCTGACTTCCAATACGCTCGCGTACATTCAATCGCCTCTTGGCCCGCGGATCATTGGGTCCACCTGGATTCGAACCAGGGACCTGCCGGTTATGAGCCGGATGCTCTAACCGCTGAGCTATGGACCCACACTCCCCGGAGCCGGGGAGCGGAGAGTATAACCAATTTTTCCGAGGTTGGAGAGGTGCTAGCCGGCCTCGGCATAAAGCCGGTCGTAGCTGTCCGCAAAGAGCAAGACCCTCTTGACGTACGACTTGGTTTCCTCGAGTCGAAGGGTCTCGAGAAAGCGATCCAGCTCGGCGTTTGCACCTGCTTGCTTCCAGAGCCGCTTGATCCGGTAGGGGCCGGCATTGTAGCCGGCGAGAGACAGCTCATCGTCGTCGCCGAACATCGAACGCACTTGTCTGTAGTAGGTCGTGCCGAGCTGGATGCTGAACGAAGGGTCGCTCAGGCGCTCGCGGCTGTATTTCAAACCCAGGCGACGGGCTATTTCTCGGCCGGTGGCAGGCATCACTTGCATCAATCCGCGAGCGCCCGCCCAGCTGCGGGCGCCCGGATCGAAAGCGCTCTCCTGGCGAATCATGGCCAGCACCAGATTACGATCGAGCCGGTTCTTCACCGAGTGCTGTTCGATGATGTCGTCGAAGGCGAGCGGATAGTAGAGGTGGCGAGCCCGCCCGGGCACGATGCCCTGGAACGGCGTGCCCAGGAGGGGGAAGACACCCTTGATCTCGATAATGCTCTCGCGCCGTTGGCCGGTGGCGGCGAGAGTGAGGGCTCTGAGTGCTCCGGCGGCGCGTGGTTCGGCGTGCTTCGCCAGGGCATCGATCTCCACCAGCGCGGCCTCATGAAGGCCCAGGGATGACAACCGCTCCGCCCTGGACAGGATCGGGTCGTATGGCCACGGCTCCGTGGGAGTCTGCGGGTCATCCCTCTTGCCGATGTCTTCGCCGAGACGACGAAGGGCGTGTCGGCGATAGAAGTCGGTGAAGGGCACATCTGCCACTTTCGTCAGCAGCCGCCGGGAGCGAGCCTCGTTACCCAGAATCTCATGTGCACGAGCCGTCCAGTAGAGTCCGCTGCGATTGTAGGTGCTGGTTGGATAGAGCGTCGAAAGCTCGGTCCAAAAACCAATCGCGCCGCTGTAATTGTTCTCGCTGTGTTGCTTCCACCCCAGGCGCCACAGCTGTCGGGCGCCACTTTTGTCGTCCGGGTCGATCGCCTTGAGTCGGCGCAGGGCCTCGAGCGCCTGTTCAAAGAGATCGTCCTCGAGCGCGTCCTCGAAGAGAATCCGGAGCGCATGCCGGGTGCGGTCGCGATCCAGATCCAGCCTGATGGCGGTTTCGAGGTGCTGGTGCGCTCGCTCGCGCATCATTCGTCGTTGCACGGATGTGAGGTTGCGTCCCGACTTCGGGGCCGAGATCTCCAGGGCAGCGAACGCTCGTTGCCATTCGAGGTCGTACTCCTGCCGCGGATTGTGAGGGACGAGCCCCTCGAGTGCCTCGAGCGCTTCTTCGCCGCGTTTCGAAGCGGTGAGCGCTTGGGCCTCAATCAAGTGCCAGGCCCACCTACGTTCGCTCACCGGTATGTCTTCGAGTGTCTTCATTGCCGGCTCTCGCAGACCGGCATTCAGAAGGCTTTCGGCCCTCTGCACCAACTGGGCGGGAGTCATAAACCGAAGCCACTCAATCGTCCCGTCCGGGGTTCTGAACTCCTCGACGACCTCGAGGTTGGAGGCGGCCAGGGGGTGCTCGACGAGAAGCTGGATTGCCGCAGCGCGCCGAATCGAGGCGTTGTCGAGCTCAGTTCCGGCCTGCCAAGCCGCAACTTCAAGGGCCTCGGAAGTCTCACTCTCGAGCTGCCAGAGTCGGCCCTGACGGGCGGCCTCGATGACGTCGTCGAGATCGCCGCGCTCTCGAGCGAGATCGCTCGCCGCGAGGATCGCCTTCTCGAAGAAGGGCGAGCTCGAGTAGCGGGTTCGCAGGCTGTCGAGGGCGGCCTTTGCCGCCGAATACTGGCCCAGCTCGAGCGTGCTGCGCGCGAGGCCATACAGGTGCCAGTCGCCATACGCTCCATCCGGTGGCGCGCTCCGGAACAGTTCGAGACTCTTCGAAAAGTGTCCGCAGCTCTGCGCGGCCAGTCCCAGAACCAGACTGGGCGGTGGCACCGCCGGGTCGACCGCCGCTTCTTGGCTCGCTTGGGATTCCGCTTCGAGCAGGGCTCCCGCTTGCGGAAGGTCGCAATCCGAGATTGACTGTGCGAGACGGTCGATGTTCGGATAGACGTCGGAGACTGCGCGGCCGGGCGTGACGTCGGTCGTCGTGCCTATCGCCAGCGGTTGGCCGAGGCTCACTCCGATCAGCACCGTCGCCCCGGCGATTGCCGGCAGCAGGCTTGATCGATAGCGCCTCATGTCTCCGAGTACGCCTTCCAGGGAGGACTAGATTCCCAAGAGCGACGGATCGCCGCCGGCGAGAATTCGAACCAGCGCCTGCTTGAAGTAGTCGTCTTCATCGCGTACCGCTGGATCGATGCGATCTTCGAAGATCTGCCGTGACCGATCAATGTCTTCCTGGAGGCGCGTATAGACGTTGGCGTCGCGGCGGCCTTCCTCAACGGCCTCTTCGTTGTAGAGCTTGATCTCGGTAACCAAGAGCCTGGCCAAGCGCTGGGCCTCTTCGTGTTCCGACTCGCTACTCGCCTCGCTGGGCTCGCCGGTGGTAGATGTGAAGGCCCACCCCGGACCCTGAAGGTCGTCCGGCGGAGCCACCTGCGTGCTGCTCAGACCTAGCGTAGGCTCGGCCGTCACCGGTTTCGGCGGCTCTTGTGCGACCGGTGGGAGCTCGGTCGGTTGCTCGATCGGCGGTGGAAGAGTCTCCGCCGGAGAGGGCGGCTCGGGCATGTAGGCGGCCGGGCGGGTGTCCTCTTCATCGAGGCTGGGCGGGGGCTCGTAGGAGGGTGCGGCGATCTCCGGCGGAAGATCCGGAGACTCGTCAATCTCAGGTGTCGACAGGCCCGCATCGGCCT
The sequence above is a segment of the bacterium genome. Coding sequences within it:
- a CDS encoding lytic transglycosylase domain-containing protein; this encodes MRRYRSSLLPAIAGATVLIGVSLGQPLAIGTTTDVTPGRAVSDVYPNIDRLAQSISDCDLPQAGALLEAESQASQEAAVDPAVPPPSLVLGLAAQSCGHFSKSLELFRSAPPDGAYGDWHLYGLARSTLELGQYSAAKAALDSLRTRYSSSPFFEKAILAASDLARERGDLDDVIEAARQGRLWQLESETSEALEVAAWQAGTELDNASIRRAAAIQLLVEHPLAASNLEVVEEFRTPDGTIEWLRFMTPAQLVQRAESLLNAGLREPAMKTLEDIPVSERRWAWHLIEAQALTASKRGEEALEALEGLVPHNPRQEYDLEWQRAFAALEISAPKSGRNLTSVQRRMMRERAHQHLETAIRLDLDRDRTRHALRILFEDALEDDLFEQALEALRRLKAIDPDDKSGARQLWRLGWKQHSENNYSGAIGFWTELSTLYPTSTYNRSGLYWTARAHEILGNEARSRRLLTKVADVPFTDFYRRHALRRLGEDIGKRDDPQTPTEPWPYDPILSRAERLSSLGLHEAALVEIDALAKHAEPRAAGALRALTLAATGQRRESIIEIKGVFPLLGTPFQGIVPGRARHLYYPLAFDDIIEQHSVKNRLDRNLVLAMIRQESAFDPGARSWAGARGLMQVMPATGREIARRLGLKYSRERLSDPSFSIQLGTTYYRQVRSMFGDDDELSLAGYNAGPYRIKRLWKQAGANAELDRFLETLRLEETKSYVKRVLLFADSYDRLYAEAG